Proteins from one Triplophysa dalaica isolate WHDGS20190420 chromosome 6, ASM1584641v1, whole genome shotgun sequence genomic window:
- the lrrc7 gene encoding leucine-rich repeat-containing protein 7 isoform X1, translated as MDNCSTIQLQCLEMTTKRKIIGRLVPCRCFRGEEEVISVLDYSHCSLQQVPKEIFSFERTLEELYLDANQIEELPKQLFSCQALKKLSMPDNDLSSLPTTIASLVNLKELDISKNGIQEFPDSIKCCKCLSVVEASVNPIAKLPDGFTQLLNLTQLFLNDAFLEYLPANFGRLSKLRILELRENHLKTMPKSIHRLSQLERLDLGSNEFSEMPEVLEQIHSIKEMWLDNNSLQTIPGSIGKLRQLRYLDLAKNRIESLDADISGCESLEDLLLSSNMLQQLPDSIGKLKKLTTLKVDDNQLTSLPNTIGSARGKIGLSLLEEFDCSCNELESLPPTIGYLHNLRTFAADENFLTELPREIGNCRNVTVMSLRSNKLEFLPDEIGQMTKLRVLNLSDNRLKNLPFTFTKLKDLAALWLSDNQSKALIPLQTEAHPETKQRVLTNYMFPQQPRHDEDYQSDTDSFNPTLWEEQRQQRMTVAFEFEDKKEEEDNSGKVKVEINLKRYPTPYPEDLKNMVKSVQSLVGKTTHPLNTEKCSSGTNMELHSQDKYEHKWPIAPKELTEREVKDYSKPQICDQGAILNTAIDIPNRKDKEDLTESSEISLHRAVPKPQQPENASLAVSSSSCFCLIDSMGGSPNDIRISDMRPTLVEPAMYKPKVVLLGKEKKESTDESEAEKMHCMNNSGSSATYSDYSPSQGSSGSSNPPGNVSNMQNAGKEGPTQTHWTNRLAQSFPKPIETKPLLSQRETPPSSTLQQRGERRPLSDTFDNWNNAPHYDNTGFVAEETALDTQGSSAGNPMLGSKPRSASASHGRRPLMRQERIVGVPLELDQTQHTFHTVRTTPETEVPAPSNPWQNWTRTPSPFEDRTAFPSKLEITPANSPNPDRKDFEQEMGELPSTFPSNRAWGYLDSTDSGMGRGHPNIFAHVQSGKEPIKGGTLVVSKSSERLSPMMKEVKAKFKKSQSIDEIDMGSYKVYSIPLDSYSSSIENQGSVDRSDLSMPMEQSMSRSQSAPMLDDDLDCYGSSKSLQQKPAIPKKVYHFDQSFNPQRADRRVPPPFPNTPEYINQPGKTLPKELISPRGYRGYQPMDQMFSFPQAAVTDDAVNHQLSVQPQRSRPGFLRRADSLVSSTEMALFRRVAENHELQMAEHYQNRPQQIKSMLEQQNSLSNMADTQFHKRNGRYEDDYSSYQEPKKPIMGYPTKSLTQRRPLSARSYSTETYGASQARPVSARPTMAALLEKLPSDYNLSSCTEKSPEADMKMRPVPQKPEDMSSKMPIDWRQQLLRHIEAKRLDRSAVLKHNTVNFGMLYSGGYAAPHASRSMTINFYNNTKHENQTTQWLPLPKSPSQQSNILDNGQEVVSPSSQWAPYSLGRRDVPPESMNIIKKPGVHNPHQQQTMMITSAPPPHRTARDQQYEGAINKVSIQQYQSPLPMPITTTSPRPQSARCFIQTKGQKSMDGFPEQLCVRIEKNPGLGFSISGGISGQGNPFKPSDMGIFVTRVQPDGPAFNVLRPGDKILKANGHSFLHMEHETAVSLLKNFPKTVDLVILRESTT; from the exons TGCAGTGTCTGGAGATGACTACTAAGAGGAAGATCATCGGCCGCCTGGTGCCCTGTCGATGCTTCCGGGGAGAGGAGGAGGTCATCTCAGTGCTGGATTACTCCCACTGTAGCCTGCAGCAGGTCCCGAAGGAGATCTTCAGCTTCGAGCGCACACTAGAAGAGCTCTACCTGGACGCCAACCAGATCGAGGAGCTGCCTAAG CAACTCTTCAGCTGTCAAGCACTCAAGAAGCTGAGCATGCCTGACAATGACCTCTCCAGCCTGCCAACCACCATCGCCAGCCTTGTGAATCTGAAGGAGTTAGATATTAGTAAAAATG GTATTCAAGAGTTTCCGGACAGCATCAAGTGCTGTAAATGTCTATCAGTTGTGGAGGCCAGTGTAAATCCTATAGCCAA ACTCCCAGATGGCTTCACCCAGCTCCTCAACTTGACACAGCTCTTCTTAAACGACGCCTTTCTTGAATACCTGCCTGCCAATTTTGGGAG ATTGTCCAAATTACGAATCCTGGAGCTTcgtgagaatcatctgaaaactATGCCAAA GTCAATTCACAGGCTGTCACAACTGGAACGGTTAGACCTGGGAAGCAATGAATTTTCTGAAATG CCAGAAGTGCTGGAGCAGATCCATAGTATAAAAGAGATGTGGCTAGACAACAATTCCTTACAAACCATACCAGGG TCAATTGGGAAATTGAGACAGCTTCGATATCTGGACTTGGCCAAGAACAGGATTGAGAGTTTAGATGCAGATATCTCTGGATGTGAGTCTTTAGAGGACCTTCTGCTCTCCTCCAACATGCTTCAACAGTTGCCTGATTCAATAG GGAAGTTGAAAAAGTTGACAACATTAAAAGTTGATGACAACCAGCTCACCTCACTGCCTAACACCATTGGAAG TGCACGTGGCAAAATCGG TTTATCACTTTTAGAGGAGTTTGACTGTAGCTGTAATGAATTAGAATCCCTGCCTCCCACCATTGGCTACCTGCACAATCTTCGGACATTTGCAGCCGATGAAAACTTCTTGACTGAGCTGCCCAGGGAG ATTGGAAACTGCAGGAACGTCACGGTCATGTCCTTGCGCTCCAATAAACTGGAGTTTCTGCCTGATGAAATTGGACAGATGACAAAACTACGTGTTCTCAATCTGAGTGACAATAG GTTAAAGAATCTTCCCTTCACGTTCACTAAACTGAAGGATCTTGCTGCACTCTGGTTATCTGACAATCAG TCCAAGGCCCTTATCCCCCTCCAAACAGAGGCCCACCCTGAGACCAAACAGAGAGTCCTCACCAACTACATGTTTCCTCAGCAGCCCCGGCATGACGAGG ATTACCAGTCTGACACTGACAGCTTTAATCCAACCCTCTGGGAGGAGCAGAGACAGCAGAGGATGACTGTGGCATTTGAGTTCGAGGATAAAAAGGAGGAGGAGGACAACTCAGGAAAAGTGAAG GTTGAGATTAATCTCAAGCGCTATCCCACCCCATACCCAGAAGACCTGAAGAACATGGTAAAGTCAGTGCAGAGCCTAGTGGGTAAAACTACTCACCCCCTCAACACTGAAAAATGTTCTTCGGGGACCAATATGGAGCTTCACAGCCAAGACAAGTACGAACACAAGTGGCCCATTGCTCCTAAGGAG CTGACGGAACGAGAGGTGAAAGACTATTCAAAACCACAGATTTGCGATCAAGGTGCCATTCTTAACACAGCCATTGACATCCCAAATCGCAAAGACAAAGAGGATCTGACAGAGAGTTCAGAA ATTTCTTTACATCGCGCCGTTCCCAAGCCGCAACAGCCAGAGAATGCGAGCCTGGCCGTTTCTTCCTCTTCCTGTTTCTGCCTCATA GACTCCATGGGAGGCTCCCCTAATGATATCCGAATATCTGACATGAGACCGACTCTGGTGGAGCCGGCGATGTACAAACCAAAGGTTGTGTTACTGGGCAAGGAAAAAAAAG agTCCACAGATGAATCTGAGGCGGAGAAAATGCATTGCATGAACAACAGCGGCTCATCTGCCACTTATTCAGACTACTCACCGTCCCAGGGATCATCTGGCTCCTCCAACCCACCTGGAAATGTCAGTAACATGCAGAACGCTGGGAAAGAGGGTCCGACACAGACTCACTGGACCAACCG GCTGGCTCAGTCTTTCCCAAAGCCCATCGAAACAAAGCCCCTTCTCAGCCAGAGGGAAACACCTCCTTCCAGTACACTGCAGCAGCGAGGTGAGAGGCGGCCTCTCAGCGACACCTTCGACAACTGGAACAACGCCCCCCACTACGATAACACAGGTTTCGTCGCAGAGGAGACGGCTCTTGACACCCAAGGCAGCAGTGCTGGAAACCCCATGCTAGGCTCAAAGCCCCGGAGCGCCTCAGCCTCACACGGGCGACGCCCTCTCATGAGACAAGAACGTATCGTGGGAGTTCCCTTGGAGCTCGATCAGACACAACACACTTTCCACACAGTCCGCACCACCCCTGAAACTGAAGTGCCTGCTCCCTCTAACCCATGGCAGAACTGGACGAGGACTCCCAGTCCCTTCGAGGACAGGACGGCTTTTCCTTCCAAGTTGGAAATTACTCCAGCAAACAGCCCCAACCCTGACCGTAAGGATTTCGAACAGGAGATGGGAGAACTTCCCAGTACTTTTCCCTCGAATAGAGCATGGGGTTATCTTGACTCCACAGACTCGGGGATGGGACGAGGTCATCCCAACATTTTTGCACACGTTCAGAGTGGAAAAGAACCGATCAAAGGAGGCACATTGGTAGTAAGCAAGAGCTCCGAAAGACTTTCGCCCATGATGAAGGAGGTAAAGGCAAAATTTAAGAAGTCGCAGAGCATAGATGAAATAGACATGGGGTCGTACAAGGTTTACAGCATCCCATTGGACAGCTACAGTTCCAGCATAGAAAATCAAGGAAGCGTTGATCGATCGGACCTCTCTATGCCCATGGAACAGAGTATGTCCAGGAGCCAATCGGCTCCCATGCTGGATGATGATCTGGATTGCTACGGTTCCAGCAAAAGCCTTCAGCAGAAGCCCGCAATTCCAAAGAAAGTTTACCATTTTGACCAAAGCTTCAACCCGCAGAGAGCAGACAGGAGAGTTCCTCCACCCTTCCCCAACACCCCCGAGTACATTAACCAACCCGGCAAGACGTTGCCGAAGGAGCTCATAAGCCCAAGAGGCTACAGGGGCTATCAACCAATGGACCAGATGTTTTCATTTCCTCAGGCTGCAGTCACCGACGATGCTGTGAATCACCAGCTCTCTGTTCAGCCCCAGCGCTCCAGGCCGGGCTTCTTGCGGCGGGCCGATTCTCTGGTAAGTTCAACGGAGATGGCATTATTCCGCAGAGTAGCGGAGAACCACGAGCTACAGATGGCAGAACACTACCAGAACAGGCCTCAACAGATAAAGAGCATGCTGGAACAACAAAACAGCTTGTCCAACATGGCAGACACACAGTTCCACAAGAGGAACGGTAGGTATGAAGATGATTACTCATCTTATCAAGAGCCCAAAAAGCCCATCATGGGTTATCCCACCAAGAGTCTGACGCAACGTCGCCCCCTGTCTGCACGGAGCTACAGCACAGAGACATACGGGGCATCTCAGGCAAGACCAGTGTCTGCCCGACCCACCATGGCTGCGCTGCTCGAGAAATTGCCTTCGGATTATAATCTTAGTTCATGCACTGAGAAGAGCCCTGAAGCTGACATGAAGATGAGACCCGTCCCTCAGAAACCAGAGGACATGAGTTCTAAAATGCCAATAGATTGGAGACAACAGCTGCTTAGACACATAGAAGCCAAGAGACTAGACCGG AGCGCTGTCCTTAAGCACAACACAGTAAACTTCGGCATGCTGTACTCTGGAGGCTATGCTGCACCGCATGCCAGCAGAAGCATGACAATAAACTTTTACAAtaacacaaagcatgaaaaCCAAACAACTCAGTGGCTACCTCTACCAAAA TCACCTTCACAACAGAGCAATATTTTAGATAACGGACAAGAGGTCGTTTCCCCGAGTAGCCAGTGGGCCCCGTATTCACTAGGACGAAGAGACGTGCCACCCGAGAGCatgaatatcatcaaaaag CCTGGTGTTCACAATCCCCATCAACAACAAACTATGATGATCACCTCAGCCCCCCCGCCCCACCGGACGGCCCGTGACCAGCAGTATGAGGGGGCCATCAACAAGGTGTCCATCCAGCAGTACCAGTCACCCCTGCCCATGCCCATAACCACCACCAGCCCCCGGCCACAGAGTGCCCGCTGCTTCATCCAGACTAAAGGCCAGAAGAGTATGGACGGCTTTCCAGAACAG CTCTGTGTGAGAATTGAGAAGAACCCTGGCCTTGGTTTCAGTATCTCAGGGGGTATCAGCGGGCAGGGAAACCCCTTCAAGCCCTCGGACATG GGTATCTTTGTTACTAGGGTACAGCCTGATGGACCTGCCTTCAACGTTCTTCGACCAGGGGACAAAATTCTGAAG GCCAACGGACATAGTTTCTTACACATGGAGCATGAAACTGCTGTGTCTCTTCTGAAGAATTTCCCGAAAACTGTGGACTTGGTAATCTTAAGGGAGAGcacaacataa
- the lrrc7 gene encoding leucine-rich repeat-containing protein 7 isoform X8: MDNCSTIQLQCLEMTTKRKIIGRLVPCRCFRGEEEVISVLDYSHCSLQQVPKEIFSFERTLEELYLDANQIEELPKQLFSCQALKKLSMPDNDLSSLPTTIASLVNLKELDISKNGIQEFPDSIKCCKCLSVVEASVNPIAKLPDGFTQLLNLTQLFLNDAFLEYLPANFGRLSKLRILELRENHLKTMPKSIHRLSQLERLDLGSNEFSEMPEVLEQIHSIKEMWLDNNSLQTIPGSIGKLRQLRYLDLAKNRIESLDADISGCESLEDLLLSSNMLQQLPDSIGKLKKLTTLKVDDNQLTSLPNTIGSLSLLEEFDCSCNELESLPPTIGYLHNLRTFAADENFLTELPREIGNCRNVTVMSLRSNKLEFLPDEIGQMTKLRVLNLSDNRLKNLPFTFTKLKDLAALWLSDNQSKALIPLQTEAHPETKQRVLTNYMFPQQPRHDEDYQSDTDSFNPTLWEEQRQQRMTVAFEFEDKKEEEDNSGKVKVEINLKRYPTPYPEDLKNMVKSVQSLVGKTTHPLNTEKCSSGTNMELHSQDKYEHKWPIAPKELTEREVKDYSKPQICDQGAILNTAIDIPNRKDKEDLTESSEISLHRAVPKPQQPENASLAVSSSSCFCLIDSMGGSPNDIRISDMRPTLVEPAMYKPKVVLLGKEKKESTDESEAEKMHCMNNSGSSATYSDYSPSQGSSGSSNPPGNVSNMQNAGKEGPTQTHWTNRLAQSFPKPIETKPLLSQRETPPSSTLQQRGERRPLSDTFDNWNNAPHYDNTGFVAEETALDTQGSSAGNPMLGSKPRSASASHGRRPLMRQERIVGVPLELDQTQHTFHTVRTTPETEVPAPSNPWQNWTRTPSPFEDRTAFPSKLEITPANSPNPDRKDFEQEMGELPSTFPSNRAWGYLDSTDSGMGRGHPNIFAHVQSGKEPIKGGTLVVSKSSERLSPMMKEVKAKFKKSQSIDEIDMGSYKVYSIPLDSYSSSIENQGSVDRSDLSMPMEQSMSRSQSAPMLDDDLDCYGSSKSLQQKPAIPKKVYHFDQSFNPQRADRRVPPPFPNTPEYINQPGKTLPKELISPRGYRGYQPMDQMFSFPQAAVTDDAVNHQLSVQPQRSRPGFLRRADSLVSSTEMALFRRVAENHELQMAEHYQNRPQQIKSMLEQQNSLSNMADTQFHKRNGRYEDDYSSYQEPKKPIMGYPTKSLTQRRPLSARSYSTETYGASQARPVSARPTMAALLEKLPSDYNLSSCTEKSPEADMKMRPVPQKPEDMSSKMPIDWRQQLLRHIEAKRLDRSPSQQSNILDNGQEVVSPSSQWAPYSLGRRDVPPESMNIIKKPGVHNPHQQQTMMITSAPPPHRTARDQQYEGAINKVSIQQYQSPLPMPITTTSPRPQSARCFIQTKGQKSMDGFPEQLCVRIEKNPGLGFSISGGISGQGNPFKPSDMGIFVTRVQPDGPAFNVLRPGDKILKANGHSFLHMEHETAVSLLKNFPKTVDLVILRESTT; encoded by the exons TGCAGTGTCTGGAGATGACTACTAAGAGGAAGATCATCGGCCGCCTGGTGCCCTGTCGATGCTTCCGGGGAGAGGAGGAGGTCATCTCAGTGCTGGATTACTCCCACTGTAGCCTGCAGCAGGTCCCGAAGGAGATCTTCAGCTTCGAGCGCACACTAGAAGAGCTCTACCTGGACGCCAACCAGATCGAGGAGCTGCCTAAG CAACTCTTCAGCTGTCAAGCACTCAAGAAGCTGAGCATGCCTGACAATGACCTCTCCAGCCTGCCAACCACCATCGCCAGCCTTGTGAATCTGAAGGAGTTAGATATTAGTAAAAATG GTATTCAAGAGTTTCCGGACAGCATCAAGTGCTGTAAATGTCTATCAGTTGTGGAGGCCAGTGTAAATCCTATAGCCAA ACTCCCAGATGGCTTCACCCAGCTCCTCAACTTGACACAGCTCTTCTTAAACGACGCCTTTCTTGAATACCTGCCTGCCAATTTTGGGAG ATTGTCCAAATTACGAATCCTGGAGCTTcgtgagaatcatctgaaaactATGCCAAA GTCAATTCACAGGCTGTCACAACTGGAACGGTTAGACCTGGGAAGCAATGAATTTTCTGAAATG CCAGAAGTGCTGGAGCAGATCCATAGTATAAAAGAGATGTGGCTAGACAACAATTCCTTACAAACCATACCAGGG TCAATTGGGAAATTGAGACAGCTTCGATATCTGGACTTGGCCAAGAACAGGATTGAGAGTTTAGATGCAGATATCTCTGGATGTGAGTCTTTAGAGGACCTTCTGCTCTCCTCCAACATGCTTCAACAGTTGCCTGATTCAATAG GGAAGTTGAAAAAGTTGACAACATTAAAAGTTGATGACAACCAGCTCACCTCACTGCCTAACACCATTGGAAG TTTATCACTTTTAGAGGAGTTTGACTGTAGCTGTAATGAATTAGAATCCCTGCCTCCCACCATTGGCTACCTGCACAATCTTCGGACATTTGCAGCCGATGAAAACTTCTTGACTGAGCTGCCCAGGGAG ATTGGAAACTGCAGGAACGTCACGGTCATGTCCTTGCGCTCCAATAAACTGGAGTTTCTGCCTGATGAAATTGGACAGATGACAAAACTACGTGTTCTCAATCTGAGTGACAATAG GTTAAAGAATCTTCCCTTCACGTTCACTAAACTGAAGGATCTTGCTGCACTCTGGTTATCTGACAATCAG TCCAAGGCCCTTATCCCCCTCCAAACAGAGGCCCACCCTGAGACCAAACAGAGAGTCCTCACCAACTACATGTTTCCTCAGCAGCCCCGGCATGACGAGG ATTACCAGTCTGACACTGACAGCTTTAATCCAACCCTCTGGGAGGAGCAGAGACAGCAGAGGATGACTGTGGCATTTGAGTTCGAGGATAAAAAGGAGGAGGAGGACAACTCAGGAAAAGTGAAG GTTGAGATTAATCTCAAGCGCTATCCCACCCCATACCCAGAAGACCTGAAGAACATGGTAAAGTCAGTGCAGAGCCTAGTGGGTAAAACTACTCACCCCCTCAACACTGAAAAATGTTCTTCGGGGACCAATATGGAGCTTCACAGCCAAGACAAGTACGAACACAAGTGGCCCATTGCTCCTAAGGAG CTGACGGAACGAGAGGTGAAAGACTATTCAAAACCACAGATTTGCGATCAAGGTGCCATTCTTAACACAGCCATTGACATCCCAAATCGCAAAGACAAAGAGGATCTGACAGAGAGTTCAGAA ATTTCTTTACATCGCGCCGTTCCCAAGCCGCAACAGCCAGAGAATGCGAGCCTGGCCGTTTCTTCCTCTTCCTGTTTCTGCCTCATA GACTCCATGGGAGGCTCCCCTAATGATATCCGAATATCTGACATGAGACCGACTCTGGTGGAGCCGGCGATGTACAAACCAAAGGTTGTGTTACTGGGCAAGGAAAAAAAAG agTCCACAGATGAATCTGAGGCGGAGAAAATGCATTGCATGAACAACAGCGGCTCATCTGCCACTTATTCAGACTACTCACCGTCCCAGGGATCATCTGGCTCCTCCAACCCACCTGGAAATGTCAGTAACATGCAGAACGCTGGGAAAGAGGGTCCGACACAGACTCACTGGACCAACCG GCTGGCTCAGTCTTTCCCAAAGCCCATCGAAACAAAGCCCCTTCTCAGCCAGAGGGAAACACCTCCTTCCAGTACACTGCAGCAGCGAGGTGAGAGGCGGCCTCTCAGCGACACCTTCGACAACTGGAACAACGCCCCCCACTACGATAACACAGGTTTCGTCGCAGAGGAGACGGCTCTTGACACCCAAGGCAGCAGTGCTGGAAACCCCATGCTAGGCTCAAAGCCCCGGAGCGCCTCAGCCTCACACGGGCGACGCCCTCTCATGAGACAAGAACGTATCGTGGGAGTTCCCTTGGAGCTCGATCAGACACAACACACTTTCCACACAGTCCGCACCACCCCTGAAACTGAAGTGCCTGCTCCCTCTAACCCATGGCAGAACTGGACGAGGACTCCCAGTCCCTTCGAGGACAGGACGGCTTTTCCTTCCAAGTTGGAAATTACTCCAGCAAACAGCCCCAACCCTGACCGTAAGGATTTCGAACAGGAGATGGGAGAACTTCCCAGTACTTTTCCCTCGAATAGAGCATGGGGTTATCTTGACTCCACAGACTCGGGGATGGGACGAGGTCATCCCAACATTTTTGCACACGTTCAGAGTGGAAAAGAACCGATCAAAGGAGGCACATTGGTAGTAAGCAAGAGCTCCGAAAGACTTTCGCCCATGATGAAGGAGGTAAAGGCAAAATTTAAGAAGTCGCAGAGCATAGATGAAATAGACATGGGGTCGTACAAGGTTTACAGCATCCCATTGGACAGCTACAGTTCCAGCATAGAAAATCAAGGAAGCGTTGATCGATCGGACCTCTCTATGCCCATGGAACAGAGTATGTCCAGGAGCCAATCGGCTCCCATGCTGGATGATGATCTGGATTGCTACGGTTCCAGCAAAAGCCTTCAGCAGAAGCCCGCAATTCCAAAGAAAGTTTACCATTTTGACCAAAGCTTCAACCCGCAGAGAGCAGACAGGAGAGTTCCTCCACCCTTCCCCAACACCCCCGAGTACATTAACCAACCCGGCAAGACGTTGCCGAAGGAGCTCATAAGCCCAAGAGGCTACAGGGGCTATCAACCAATGGACCAGATGTTTTCATTTCCTCAGGCTGCAGTCACCGACGATGCTGTGAATCACCAGCTCTCTGTTCAGCCCCAGCGCTCCAGGCCGGGCTTCTTGCGGCGGGCCGATTCTCTGGTAAGTTCAACGGAGATGGCATTATTCCGCAGAGTAGCGGAGAACCACGAGCTACAGATGGCAGAACACTACCAGAACAGGCCTCAACAGATAAAGAGCATGCTGGAACAACAAAACAGCTTGTCCAACATGGCAGACACACAGTTCCACAAGAGGAACGGTAGGTATGAAGATGATTACTCATCTTATCAAGAGCCCAAAAAGCCCATCATGGGTTATCCCACCAAGAGTCTGACGCAACGTCGCCCCCTGTCTGCACGGAGCTACAGCACAGAGACATACGGGGCATCTCAGGCAAGACCAGTGTCTGCCCGACCCACCATGGCTGCGCTGCTCGAGAAATTGCCTTCGGATTATAATCTTAGTTCATGCACTGAGAAGAGCCCTGAAGCTGACATGAAGATGAGACCCGTCCCTCAGAAACCAGAGGACATGAGTTCTAAAATGCCAATAGATTGGAGACAACAGCTGCTTAGACACATAGAAGCCAAGAGACTAGACCGG TCACCTTCACAACAGAGCAATATTTTAGATAACGGACAAGAGGTCGTTTCCCCGAGTAGCCAGTGGGCCCCGTATTCACTAGGACGAAGAGACGTGCCACCCGAGAGCatgaatatcatcaaaaag CCTGGTGTTCACAATCCCCATCAACAACAAACTATGATGATCACCTCAGCCCCCCCGCCCCACCGGACGGCCCGTGACCAGCAGTATGAGGGGGCCATCAACAAGGTGTCCATCCAGCAGTACCAGTCACCCCTGCCCATGCCCATAACCACCACCAGCCCCCGGCCACAGAGTGCCCGCTGCTTCATCCAGACTAAAGGCCAGAAGAGTATGGACGGCTTTCCAGAACAG CTCTGTGTGAGAATTGAGAAGAACCCTGGCCTTGGTTTCAGTATCTCAGGGGGTATCAGCGGGCAGGGAAACCCCTTCAAGCCCTCGGACATG GGTATCTTTGTTACTAGGGTACAGCCTGATGGACCTGCCTTCAACGTTCTTCGACCAGGGGACAAAATTCTGAAG GCCAACGGACATAGTTTCTTACACATGGAGCATGAAACTGCTGTGTCTCTTCTGAAGAATTTCCCGAAAACTGTGGACTTGGTAATCTTAAGGGAGAGcacaacataa